A region of Theileria annulata chromosome 2, complete sequence, *** SEQUENCING IN PROGRESS *** DNA encodes the following proteins:
- a CDS encoding clathrin-coat assembly protein, putative (chr2.C.cand.293 - clathrin coat assembly protein PF01217 clathrin adaptor complex small chain) — protein MIYGIFLQNYQNDTRFSKWYSSFNIKRKKLLEDKIHNELVNRDRRWSNVFDLEGMKLVYRQYSGLMICILIDQSDNTLAIYELIHLIVEVLDVYYGDVCELDIVYNFNRVHSILDDIVLGGEIIETSKDIIIEKLRSFDKVN, from the exons atgatttatGGTATTTTTctacaaaattatcaaaatgATACACGTTTTTCAAAATG GTAttcatcatttaatattaagagaaaaaaattattggaaGATAAAATCCATAATGAATTGGTGAATCGTGATCGTAGATGGTCAAATGTATTTGATTTGGAGGGTATGAAATTGGTATATAGACAATATTCTGGTTTAAtgatttgtatattaattgatcAGTCTGATAATACTTTGGCAatttatgaattaattcatttaattgTTGAAGTTCTTGATGTATATTATGGTGATGTATGTGAACTTgatattgtatataattttaatcgAGTACATAGTATACTTGACGATATTGTACTCGGAGGTGAAATTATCGAAACTTCTAAAGATATTATTATAGAAAAATTACGTTCATTTGataaagttaattaa